The following are encoded in a window of Desulfopila inferna genomic DNA:
- a CDS encoding AsmA family protein: MKKVFIWLSALAVGILVLLLAAVLVIPRFIDVQKYLPKIEQRVTEAAGREFKLGNDVDISIFPWFGLSFNEASMANPEEYGGGNFIKVGSFEARVKLLPLLSRNIEIDTFVIKDPELKLVRLADGSVNWEMKKKTEKPAAGQEKKEEKVQEQDGAVSGFSVSSLDVEQVTVSGGRVLFVDEAQDLRRELTDITLRLDNVSLEKPVDIFFQADLEGKPLNVAGSVGPIGKEPGRGTILLDLTVNAMEELTVALKGELENPATEPKFNLQLQAGDFSPRRLLESLNMQLPVQTADPAVFDNMAFDLHVQGNPSRISVKDSVMTLDESSLQINAIVKDMAKPDISLQLGLDTINIDRYLPPPEKQEEAEMDAGTAAPQTSAQQEVPAQTAGEDAPPTQPADFDYQPLRQLVLDGQANIGELTAHGARVENISLKIIGRDGKFDMDSRMDTYQGIIEVIGSLNVEQDSPQGKVDLKAENIVVGPLLQDILQKDVLEGTMGAVVDVQFAGDGSEIKKSLNGSGNLEFVDGALVGIDIAEIARTLAAGTGYQKPKEKPRTDFAELRVPFILENGVFKTQDASLLSPLLRVQAVGSADLVKETLDMRVKPKIVGTLKGQGDVAERSGLPVPLRIEGTFAEPRYSIDLSEIADRETIEEAIRDPEAAKEKIKSLEESGKSLLEGFGLRKKK; this comes from the coding sequence ATGAAAAAAGTTTTTATCTGGTTGTCGGCACTGGCAGTAGGAATCCTCGTCCTGCTGCTGGCAGCAGTATTGGTAATACCGAGATTTATAGATGTTCAAAAATATCTGCCGAAGATAGAGCAGAGAGTAACTGAGGCTGCGGGAAGGGAGTTTAAGCTTGGCAATGATGTTGATATTTCGATTTTCCCCTGGTTTGGTTTATCCTTCAACGAGGCCAGTATGGCCAACCCGGAAGAGTATGGCGGCGGAAATTTCATCAAGGTAGGTTCTTTCGAGGCCAGGGTAAAGCTTTTACCGCTTCTTTCAAGAAACATTGAAATTGATACTTTTGTCATCAAGGATCCAGAACTGAAGCTTGTCCGGTTGGCCGACGGAAGTGTGAACTGGGAGATGAAGAAGAAAACAGAGAAGCCTGCTGCCGGCCAGGAGAAGAAAGAAGAGAAGGTTCAAGAACAGGATGGCGCCGTTTCGGGTTTTTCGGTGAGCTCTCTCGATGTCGAACAAGTGACGGTAAGCGGTGGCCGTGTCCTTTTTGTGGATGAGGCCCAAGACCTGCGTCGTGAACTTACTGATATAACCCTCCGTCTTGATAATGTGTCGCTCGAAAAGCCCGTTGATATCTTTTTTCAGGCTGACCTCGAAGGCAAACCGCTCAACGTTGCAGGTTCCGTAGGACCGATAGGAAAAGAGCCGGGACGAGGAACCATCTTGCTCGATCTCACCGTCAATGCGATGGAGGAACTCACTGTCGCTCTCAAAGGTGAGTTGGAAAATCCGGCAACAGAGCCGAAATTTAACCTGCAACTTCAGGCTGGAGACTTTTCTCCACGCCGCCTCCTTGAATCACTGAACATGCAACTGCCTGTGCAAACCGCAGATCCTGCAGTATTCGATAATATGGCCTTCGATCTCCATGTACAGGGGAACCCCTCCCGCATCAGTGTAAAAGATAGTGTAATGACACTTGATGAATCCAGCTTGCAGATCAACGCCATTGTTAAGGATATGGCCAAACCTGATATATCCTTGCAGTTGGGCCTTGATACTATAAATATAGACAGATACCTGCCGCCTCCGGAAAAACAGGAAGAAGCGGAAATGGATGCAGGCACCGCGGCTCCGCAAACATCGGCACAGCAGGAAGTTCCTGCTCAAACTGCCGGAGAGGACGCCCCGCCCACCCAGCCTGCCGACTTCGATTACCAGCCCTTACGACAGCTTGTGCTGGACGGGCAGGCCAATATCGGCGAATTGACGGCCCATGGAGCGAGAGTGGAAAATATTTCCCTGAAGATAATTGGTCGTGACGGCAAATTTGATATGGATAGCCGCATGGATACCTACCAGGGAATTATCGAAGTTATCGGCAGCCTCAATGTCGAACAGGATAGCCCGCAGGGCAAAGTTGATTTGAAGGCCGAAAATATAGTGGTCGGTCCCCTGTTGCAGGATATTTTGCAAAAGGATGTTCTTGAGGGAACAATGGGAGCCGTCGTAGATGTACAGTTCGCCGGTGACGGTTCGGAGATAAAGAAAAGCCTCAACGGCTCAGGTAACCTGGAGTTTGTTGATGGCGCTCTGGTCGGTATTGATATTGCCGAGATTGCCAGAACTCTTGCCGCAGGAACAGGCTATCAAAAACCAAAGGAGAAGCCGCGTACCGATTTTGCTGAATTGCGCGTCCCTTTCATCCTAGAGAATGGGGTTTTTAAAACGCAGGATGCATCTTTACTTTCACCGCTGCTGCGGGTCCAGGCGGTCGGCAGTGCAGATTTGGTAAAAGAAACACTGGATATGAGGGTGAAGCCCAAGATAGTGGGAACATTGAAAGGGCAGGGAGATGTCGCCGAACGATCGGGACTGCCGGTACCGCTCCGCATTGAAGGCACCTTTGCCGAACCCCGTTACAGTATTGACCTCAGTGAGATTGCCGATCGTGAAACCATTGAGGAGGCCATAAGAGATCCCGAAGCGGCAAAGGAAAAGATCAAGTCCCTTGAAGAATCAGGGAAAAGTTTACTGGAAGGGTTTGGCCTCAGGAAGAAGAAGTAG
- a CDS encoding cation diffusion facilitator family transporter gives MNILQRKELAFGKSNAAGSISPDMNDRESEKRKKQGSLAINAGLGVNTILAVAKTFIGIFGNSPALLADGINSTSDVAYGVVMSICMRISSKPADHEHPYGHDQMETIAAVVVGAFVISTAIAIFWNSINGVYELITGKGEFTGAAIIALWVALGTIVVKIWIAGWTGRIGRKTRNSAVIALGYDHRNDIFASAAAAAGIYFGRMGYPWVDPLAGAIVSIIILITGIDILRSSTADLMDTVPGKALAVKVGDILMKQEGVLEVEEVHAHRFGPYLVMNLTIGVHGDLRVAEGDAIATAVEERLLEEVEFLRRVHIHYHPFQVDV, from the coding sequence ATGAATATCCTACAAAGGAAAGAGTTGGCTTTCGGAAAGAGCAATGCTGCAGGCAGTATATCACCAGACATGAACGATAGGGAGAGTGAGAAAAGAAAAAAGCAGGGAAGTCTTGCGATTAATGCCGGTCTGGGAGTCAATACCATTCTGGCAGTAGCCAAGACCTTCATCGGTATTTTCGGAAACAGCCCGGCGCTCCTGGCTGATGGCATCAACTCCACTTCAGATGTGGCCTACGGGGTGGTCATGAGCATCTGCATGAGAATTTCCAGCAAACCGGCGGATCATGAGCACCCTTATGGGCATGACCAGATGGAAACCATTGCCGCCGTAGTGGTCGGTGCCTTTGTGATTTCCACTGCCATCGCCATTTTCTGGAATTCCATCAACGGCGTATATGAACTGATTACCGGCAAGGGAGAATTTACCGGAGCAGCCATTATAGCATTATGGGTTGCCCTTGGCACAATTGTCGTCAAAATATGGATTGCCGGCTGGACCGGAAGAATCGGCAGAAAAACCCGGAACAGTGCGGTTATCGCCCTTGGTTATGATCACAGAAATGATATTTTTGCGTCGGCGGCAGCTGCAGCGGGTATCTATTTCGGCAGAATGGGCTATCCATGGGTCGACCCATTGGCCGGAGCTATAGTTTCGATTATAATTCTGATTACCGGAATAGATATTCTACGCTCTTCGACAGCCGATCTTATGGATACAGTTCCGGGCAAAGCCCTGGCGGTCAAGGTCGGGGACATTCTGATGAAGCAGGAAGGCGTTCTGGAAGTAGAGGAGGTTCATGCCCATCGCTTCGGACCTTATCTGGTGATGAACTTGACTATAGGGGTTCATGGGGACCTTCGGGTAGCAGAAGGTGACGCAATTGCCACGGCCGTGGAAGAACGGCTGCTGGAAGAAGTCGAATTCCTGAGACGTGTGCATATTCACTATCATCCTTTTCAGGTAGATGTGTAA
- a CDS encoding ferredoxin, which translates to MAKKLWIDEDECIGCESCVEVCPEAFVFDDDAAKAYVKDGATGEEDCAEEAVASCPAECIYLE; encoded by the coding sequence ATGGCGAAAAAACTATGGATCGATGAAGATGAATGCATCGGCTGTGAGAGCTGTGTTGAAGTATGTCCGGAGGCCTTTGTGTTCGACGACGATGCCGCCAAAGCCTACGTCAAGGATGGGGCTACCGGCGAAGAGGATTGTGCAGAGGAGGCCGTGGCATCCTGTCCTGCCGAATGCATCTATCTTGAATAA
- the tdh gene encoding L-threonine 3-dehydrogenase, producing the protein MKALVKSKAEEGLRLEEVPRPTPNRTDVLIKILRTAICGTDMHIYNWDDWASKTIPVPMHIGHEFVGVVQEVGSDVIDFSAGDLVSGEGHLVCGRCRNCLAGRRHLCNSTKGIGVDRSGAFAEYLLLPVTNVWYCDPDIPLDVLACFDPLGNAVHTALSFDVLGEDVLITGAGPIGCMAAAVARHAGARHIVVTDVNPYRLRLAEKMGATLVIDVTCENLAAAQEKLCMKEGFDVAMEMSGNPAAFSSILENICHGGKIALLGIMDKSSPVDWNKVIFNGLTIKGIYGRQMFETWYKMTSLIQSGLDITPLITHKFHYTDFEKGFQAVKSGESGKVVLTWDD; encoded by the coding sequence ATGAAGGCTCTGGTCAAATCAAAGGCGGAAGAGGGACTCCGGCTGGAAGAGGTACCCCGCCCCACACCGAACAGGACTGATGTTCTTATCAAAATCCTCAGGACAGCAATCTGTGGTACCGATATGCACATCTACAACTGGGACGATTGGGCAAGCAAAACAATACCCGTGCCCATGCATATCGGTCATGAGTTTGTCGGGGTGGTGCAGGAAGTCGGCAGTGATGTCATCGATTTTTCCGCCGGTGATCTGGTTTCAGGCGAGGGTCATCTGGTCTGCGGCAGATGCCGCAACTGTCTTGCCGGCAGAAGACATCTCTGCAATTCCACTAAAGGCATCGGCGTTGACAGGTCCGGTGCCTTTGCCGAATACCTTCTCCTGCCGGTTACCAATGTCTGGTATTGCGACCCTGATATCCCCCTGGATGTTCTTGCATGCTTCGATCCTCTAGGAAATGCAGTTCATACAGCACTCTCCTTTGATGTTCTCGGCGAAGATGTGCTTATAACCGGCGCCGGTCCCATCGGCTGCATGGCAGCGGCCGTGGCCAGACATGCCGGCGCCAGGCATATAGTTGTCACCGATGTCAATCCCTACCGTCTGCGGCTTGCTGAAAAAATGGGTGCCACTCTCGTCATAGACGTTACCTGCGAGAACCTTGCCGCCGCTCAGGAAAAGCTCTGCATGAAGGAAGGATTTGATGTGGCTATGGAAATGTCGGGGAATCCGGCGGCATTCAGCTCGATTCTTGAAAATATCTGCCACGGCGGAAAAATCGCCCTTCTCGGCATCATGGACAAGAGCTCACCCGTCGACTGGAACAAGGTGATCTTCAATGGGCTTACCATCAAAGGAATCTACGGCAGGCAGATGTTTGAAACCTGGTACAAGATGACTTCTCTTATCCAGTCAGGGCTCGATATAACGCCATTGATAACCCATAAATTTCATTATACCGATTTTGAAAAAGGCTTTCAGGCCGTTAAATCAGGAGAATCCGGCAAAGTTGTCCTCACATGGGACGACTGA
- a CDS encoding aminotransferase class I/II-fold pyridoxal phosphate-dependent enzyme, with product MSTDRLDAALELELEKLQLEGRAKPRERVIRGYIPPREKSGPRYLLEGSTREFLRMNSNSYLSLSHHPKLISAADRATHEFGVGPGAVRFIDGTYSYHADLEKRIAAFTDKTAAKIFNSAYTANCGLALSISSPKTYWIGDQLNHNSIIRAMRIAGVARSNKGIFKHNDMDDLHRCLEEVDSEIERVVIIFDGVYSMRGDTAPIDQINAIAAQYHSRFKDGVITVVDDSHGIGAYGRTGRGTSEYCKAQADVIVGTFGKAFGVNGGFIAATKKITEAVRQKADTYIYTNPLSVADCAAATAALDICDGEEGRALLKNLLARQDQFRSGLKDRGKETIDGPHPVIPMLVRDTAKTHDVVNKLYERGILVVGLTFPVVPHGDESIRFQINAAHKEDDIAFALGALDDISA from the coding sequence ATGTCAACAGACAGGCTTGATGCCGCGCTGGAACTGGAACTGGAAAAACTTCAGCTTGAAGGCCGGGCAAAACCACGGGAACGGGTGATACGCGGCTATATACCTCCACGGGAAAAATCCGGCCCCAGATATCTGCTGGAAGGCAGTACCAGAGAATTTTTGCGGATGAACTCCAATTCCTATCTTTCCCTGTCTCATCATCCCAAATTGATCTCGGCTGCCGATCGGGCGACCCACGAATTCGGAGTTGGCCCCGGAGCAGTACGATTCATCGATGGCACATACAGCTATCATGCTGATCTGGAAAAGAGAATAGCAGCCTTCACCGATAAGACGGCGGCCAAAATTTTCAATTCCGCCTACACCGCAAACTGCGGTCTGGCGCTCTCTATCAGCAGCCCGAAAACATACTGGATCGGTGATCAGCTCAATCATAATTCAATCATCAGGGCCATGCGAATTGCCGGAGTTGCCCGCAGCAACAAAGGTATTTTCAAACATAATGACATGGATGATCTGCACCGATGTCTTGAAGAAGTCGACAGTGAGATAGAGAGGGTGGTGATCATTTTCGACGGCGTATACTCCATGCGCGGAGACACGGCTCCCATCGATCAGATCAACGCTATTGCCGCACAATATCACTCCCGCTTCAAGGACGGTGTGATTACAGTCGTCGATGATTCCCACGGCATCGGCGCTTACGGCAGAACAGGCAGAGGCACATCGGAATACTGCAAGGCCCAAGCGGATGTCATTGTGGGTACTTTCGGCAAAGCCTTCGGAGTAAATGGCGGATTCATCGCCGCAACCAAAAAGATCACCGAAGCGGTCAGACAGAAGGCGGACACGTATATCTATACAAATCCCCTGTCGGTTGCCGATTGTGCCGCAGCTACCGCTGCTCTCGATATTTGTGACGGCGAAGAAGGAAGAGCTCTGCTTAAAAACCTCCTTGCACGGCAGGACCAGTTCAGGAGCGGCCTCAAAGACCGCGGTAAAGAAACCATCGATGGTCCTCACCCGGTAATACCGATGTTGGTGCGGGATACTGCGAAGACACACGATGTGGTCAACAAGCTTTACGAGAGAGGCATTCTGGTTGTCGGTCTGACTTTTCCCGTGGTGCCGCATGGCGATGAGAGCATTCGCTTCCAGATCAACGCCGCTCATAAAGAGGATGATATCGCATTTGCCCTCGGGGCACTGGACGACATCTCAGCCTAA
- a CDS encoding sigma 54-interacting transcriptional regulator → MKKQTVARILGSSMLFKKLGPSQLLAAAEISTVRYLGGEQAIYEQGDQGTDFYVVGIGEVELVLTHKDGTKSVVGRIGPGGHFGETSLLTGKPHSLGAEAVGEIALICFDKLLFEQALLSDRTIYQQMNLALAERLRVSFQDQAETAVRADKKFVRDEQFQDFLLITGNSGQQLDGEARPSSAARRTQAIAGKFSSNLAPVLLSGEKGTGKKFLAKQIHQQSEYADGPYVELELRDFSEELVPEKLFGTPQDTFPFAQVRQSGIFEQFSGGTVVLLHPELLSFPVQQKIFQSLTSRSFKRTGSNEEVPFQVRLILVCDSMPAKLESADEFLPALFAELKKQHYRVPSLCEQKRDLPRLIDHFLTRYNREYGKNILSISPDTMGLLMNYDWPGNLPELQSVIQRAVMLSRSDTILSGQIILGLPKTEGKWEFNLLRIPGVKNFLKSNIFPIVPRFVVGMVLLATVAALFLGPAEAGRNIGITMSWAIGWPLLFFSFFFLARTWCSVCTLAVPGKLIQAIVKPDRATPQFIKKYSGWIMALLCILVLWVELVWDAYSNPMLTASVIVAVSAGSFIFSIFYKRRVWCRYICPLGAINAIFAMPAVLELRANRHLCLNRCREHVCFRGDEGQGGCPMFRHPFLVDNNRDCIMCAECIKSCDNSSIHLNLRLTPEELWDLDTPRRADSFLVVSLGAIFFPFALHEEFSVLVQRLTTESLPLLSGLPPYLLKSFFFFGLICLFQIGYLIMVSLVARYAEVEENSLKPMLGYGFIPLILGCYLAVHFDLFMQDAWRIWPNLLELLGVEARYIPQRILSEDSTVVLQTITVSGGMLASFYAIYRIMAHFKGSRAFSSEALVLPYSFMVFLGGLSLYLI, encoded by the coding sequence ATGAAAAAGCAAACGGTTGCACGAATTCTTGGGTCCTCGATGCTGTTTAAAAAGCTTGGGCCCAGCCAGTTACTGGCCGCTGCAGAAATCTCGACGGTACGGTATCTCGGCGGTGAGCAGGCGATCTATGAGCAGGGAGATCAGGGGACGGATTTTTATGTGGTCGGCATAGGAGAAGTCGAACTGGTTTTAACCCACAAGGATGGGACCAAGTCGGTGGTTGGTAGAATCGGGCCGGGCGGTCATTTCGGAGAGACCTCACTGCTCACCGGAAAACCCCATTCTCTGGGAGCTGAAGCTGTAGGGGAAATTGCCCTCATCTGCTTTGACAAACTGCTCTTCGAGCAGGCGTTGTTAAGTGATCGGACCATCTACCAGCAGATGAATCTTGCCTTGGCCGAGCGTCTGCGGGTTTCTTTTCAGGATCAGGCCGAGACCGCCGTAAGGGCTGATAAAAAGTTTGTACGGGATGAACAGTTCCAGGACTTTCTGCTCATTACCGGCAATTCCGGACAACAGCTCGATGGTGAAGCGCGGCCATCCAGTGCCGCCCGACGCACTCAGGCCATCGCCGGGAAATTCTCCAGCAATCTGGCTCCGGTTCTGCTGTCGGGTGAAAAGGGAACCGGCAAAAAATTTCTTGCCAAACAGATCCATCAGCAGTCTGAATATGCCGATGGTCCCTATGTCGAGCTGGAATTGCGAGATTTTAGTGAGGAGCTGGTTCCGGAGAAGCTTTTTGGAACTCCGCAGGATACCTTTCCTTTCGCCCAGGTCAGACAATCCGGTATTTTTGAACAGTTTTCAGGGGGGACCGTAGTCCTGCTCCATCCTGAGCTTCTCAGCTTCCCCGTGCAGCAAAAAATTTTCCAGTCCTTAACCAGCCGCTCGTTCAAAAGAACAGGAAGCAACGAAGAAGTTCCTTTTCAGGTCCGTCTTATCCTTGTCTGCGACAGCATGCCGGCCAAGCTCGAAAGTGCCGATGAATTTTTACCGGCTTTGTTTGCCGAACTAAAGAAACAGCACTACCGTGTCCCGTCACTGTGTGAACAGAAACGAGACCTGCCTCGCCTCATCGATCATTTTCTCACACGCTACAACAGGGAATATGGTAAAAATATTCTGTCGATTTCTCCTGACACCATGGGGCTGTTGATGAATTATGACTGGCCCGGCAATCTTCCCGAACTACAGAGCGTTATTCAGAGAGCCGTCATGCTGTCCCGGAGCGATACCATTCTTTCCGGGCAGATTATTTTAGGGCTTCCCAAGACTGAAGGAAAATGGGAGTTCAATCTTCTCAGAATACCCGGCGTCAAAAACTTTCTCAAAAGCAATATATTTCCAATTGTACCTCGATTTGTGGTGGGAATGGTGCTTCTGGCGACAGTGGCTGCACTTTTTCTCGGCCCGGCAGAGGCAGGCAGGAATATCGGCATCACCATGAGCTGGGCAATAGGCTGGCCGCTGCTGTTCTTTTCATTCTTCTTCCTTGCCCGGACCTGGTGTTCTGTATGCACGCTGGCCGTTCCAGGCAAGCTTATCCAGGCAATAGTCAAGCCGGACAGGGCGACGCCACAATTCATCAAAAAATATTCGGGATGGATCATGGCTCTGCTGTGTATCCTGGTTTTGTGGGTGGAACTTGTCTGGGATGCCTATAGCAATCCGATGCTGACAGCATCGGTAATTGTTGCCGTCTCAGCCGGGTCTTTCATCTTTTCCATTTTTTACAAACGGAGAGTCTGGTGCAGGTATATATGCCCGCTAGGCGCTATCAACGCTATCTTTGCCATGCCTGCCGTTCTTGAGCTGCGGGCCAACAGGCATCTTTGCCTTAACAGATGCCGTGAGCATGTCTGCTTTCGCGGTGATGAGGGCCAGGGGGGCTGCCCAATGTTCAGACATCCTTTTCTGGTTGACAACAACAGGGACTGCATCATGTGCGCCGAGTGCATAAAAAGCTGTGATAATAGCTCTATACATCTCAATCTGCGCCTGACCCCTGAAGAGTTGTGGGATCTGGATACCCCGAGGAGGGCCGATTCCTTCCTGGTCGTTTCACTGGGGGCCATATTTTTCCCCTTTGCACTGCATGAAGAATTCTCGGTTCTGGTGCAGCGGCTCACCACAGAATCGTTGCCTCTGTTGTCAGGCCTGCCGCCGTATCTTCTCAAGAGCTTTTTCTTTTTCGGACTGATCTGTCTGTTCCAGATTGGCTATCTGATAATGGTTTCTCTTGTCGCCAGATATGCCGAAGTCGAAGAGAATTCTCTCAAACCCATGCTTGGTTATGGCTTCATTCCATTGATACTGGGCTGCTATCTGGCGGTGCATTTTGATCTGTTTATGCAGGATGCCTGGAGGATATGGCCAAATTTGCTTGAACTGCTCGGGGTTGAAGCGAGGTATATACCTCAGAGAATTTTAAGTGAGGATTCAACAGTGGTGTTGCAGACCATTACGGTATCGGGAGGCATGCTCGCCTCTTTTTATGCGATTTACCGGATCATGGCGCACTTCAAGGGAAGCAGGGCTTTTTCCTCGGAAGCTCTGGTTCTGCCTTACAGTTTTATGGTTTTTTTAGGTGGATTGTCACTATACCTGATTTAG
- a CDS encoding ribose-phosphate diphosphokinase yields the protein MTEQDEPILIANQASTDLGRKVADALGIPFSEMIRQRFADGEQHHAFPCSLAGRNLILIGATQSSNAHQELIDLIQGGIYFNASSINVVIPYLGYSTMERVKPGTNEIPKGITRTRQIFRARPDYVAFIDLHSEAVLHAHGGEISTNHIWTDSLVVKKIRQSGLQNYVLVSPDYGFSKRVARLASRLDCPHTAADKDRYDRDKTIVSQVSSVVKGKNVIICDDMIRTGGTILQTAERCMEAGANDVAVLATHLVMSGQARKKFMNSPISKVIGSDTYPGRMSDDLFDIYSVAPLIAEVLGRHLKL from the coding sequence ATGACCGAACAGGATGAGCCCATACTGATAGCCAATCAGGCCTCCACCGACCTGGGACGAAAGGTTGCAGATGCACTGGGGATACCGTTTAGTGAAATGATCCGCCAGCGCTTTGCCGACGGGGAGCAGCATCATGCCTTCCCGTGTAGTCTTGCCGGCAGAAATTTGATACTCATCGGCGCCACCCAGAGCAGTAATGCGCATCAGGAACTCATCGATCTCATCCAGGGAGGCATTTACTTCAACGCCTCAAGTATAAACGTGGTCATCCCTTACCTTGGCTATTCGACAATGGAGAGAGTAAAGCCGGGAACCAATGAAATTCCCAAAGGGATAACACGGACCCGCCAGATTTTCAGGGCTCGACCGGATTACGTCGCCTTTATCGATTTGCATTCGGAAGCAGTGCTTCATGCTCATGGAGGAGAGATCAGTACAAACCATATCTGGACGGATAGCCTTGTTGTAAAAAAAATTCGCCAGAGCGGCCTGCAAAACTATGTGCTGGTCTCTCCCGACTATGGCTTCTCCAAAAGGGTGGCCCGTCTTGCCAGTAGGCTGGATTGCCCCCATACGGCAGCGGACAAGGACCGGTATGACAGGGATAAAACAATTGTCAGCCAGGTTTCAAGTGTGGTTAAAGGGAAAAACGTTATCATCTGCGACGATATGATCCGTACCGGAGGTACTATTCTACAGACCGCGGAGCGATGTATGGAAGCCGGAGCAAATGATGTGGCTGTCCTGGCCACCCATCTGGTGATGTCGGGGCAGGCGCGAAAAAAATTTATGAACAGCCCTATTTCAAAGGTTATCGGTTCCGATACCTATCCCGGGCGCATGAGTGATGATCTGTTTGATATTTACTCTGTTGCCCCTCTTATTGCCGAGGTTCTCGGCAGGCACCTCAAATTATAA